A single window of Aquarana catesbeiana isolate 2022-GZ linkage group LG10, ASM4218655v1, whole genome shotgun sequence DNA harbors:
- the LOC141111444 gene encoding uncharacterized protein — MPVFFLKTDHIDLKGDTQLGDVNIPLGDLLGQLNGKKEISTDDLKKLFQLNETAIKGGLGKTFNVDGGKYLFGLKDGNIQLGGANLQTGGLLGQQKGNIELGNSGKIQSLEIKGTHESKGGSEQSSEKNKEDGKYLFGLKDGNIQLGGANLQTGGLLGQQKGNIELGNSGKIQSLEIKGTHESKGGSEQSSEENKEDGKSSQTNLEGGEMTGRFRLKV, encoded by the exons ATGCCTGTGTTCTTCCTTAAAACAGATCATATAGATTTGAAAGGTGATACACAGTTGGGTGATGTCAATATACCACTGGGAGATTTGCTTGGTCAACTAAATGGGAAAAAAGAAATAAGTACTGATGATTTAAAAAAGTTATTTCAGCTCAATGAAACTGCAATTAAAGGTGGATTGGGAAAAACATTTAATGTAGATGGAGGAAAAT atcTCTTTGGCTTGAAAGATGGAAACATACAGTTGGGTGGAGCCAACTTACAGACAGGGGGGCTGTTGGGTCAACAAAAGGGAAATATAGAGCTCGGCAATAGTGGGAAAATACAGTCATTGGAAATCAAAGGAACACATGAAAGTAAGGGAGGATCTGAGCAATCATCTGAAAAGAACAAAGAAGATGGAAAAT atcTCTTTGGCTTGAAAGATGGAAACATACAGTTGGGTGGAGCCAACTTACAGACAGGGGGGCTGTTGGGTCAACAAAAGGGAAATATAGAGCTCGGCAATAGTGGGAAAATACAGTCATTGGAAATCAAAGGAACACATGAAAGTAAGGGAGGATCTGAGCAATCATCTGAAGAGAACAAAGAAGATGGAAAAT CTTCCCAAACTAACCTTGAAGGTGGTGAGATGACAGGCAGGTTTCGCTTGAAGGTCTAG